A genomic window from Candidatus Nealsonbacteria bacterium includes:
- the polX gene encoding DNA polymerase/3'-5' exonuclease PolX has protein sequence MKNQEVAKILYDIAIFLAIDDVAFKPYAYEKAALNIESLEEDLEDIYKKGGKGALEDIPGVGKNIADSMEEYLKTGKIKYYESLKKKLPVELDELMAIEGVGPKKIKVLYQKLGIKNLKELERAAKGHKIASLFSFGEKSEKNILEGIAFLKRSKGRFLLGEIFPKAKEIEEKLKALKEIKKISQAGSLRRKKETIGDVDFLVVTKNPKKVMDFFVSLPGVDKVWAKGLTKASVKMSGGFDVDLRAVPEKSYGSALQYFTGSKEHNIATRKIAINKGLKLNEYGVFKGKKMVAGWSEEGIYRALGMLFIEPELRENRGEVEASLEGKLPKLIELGDIKGDLHCHSDWDGGENSILEMARTAIEKGYEYLGISDHTKFLRIEQGLDEKQLEKQRKEIEKLNRKLKKENLKFKILQGAETNILNDGSLDIKDKALSKLDYVIAGVHSSLKMPRAKMTERIIRAMKNPFVKIISHPTGRILKKRDEYQADFDKILRAAKEFGVALEVNACPERMDLNDINIKKAMEAGVKLAINTDSHRKDQLKFMEFGIFQARRGWAKKQDIINTQSLENLFTL, from the coding sequence ATGAAAAACCAAGAGGTTGCTAAAATTCTTTATGACATAGCTATTTTTTTGGCTATAGACGACGTGGCTTTCAAACCTTATGCTTACGAAAAAGCGGCTTTAAATATAGAAAGTTTGGAAGAAGACCTTGAAGATATCTATAAAAAAGGAGGGAAAGGAGCCTTGGAAGATATTCCCGGAGTCGGAAAGAATATCGCCGATAGCATGGAAGAATATTTAAAAACTGGGAAAATAAAATATTACGAGTCATTAAAAAAGAAACTTCCGGTAGAACTGGATGAGTTAATGGCGATAGAAGGGGTGGGTCCTAAAAAAATAAAAGTTCTTTATCAAAAACTGGGAATTAAAAATTTAAAAGAACTGGAAAGGGCCGCCAAAGGCCACAAAATTGCTTCTCTTTTTAGTTTTGGAGAAAAGAGTGAAAAAAATATTTTAGAAGGAATCGCTTTTTTGAAAAGAAGCAAGGGTCGGTTTCTTTTGGGAGAAATTTTTCCCAAAGCTAAAGAAATAGAAGAAAAACTGAAAGCATTAAAGGAAATTAAAAAAATTTCACAAGCCGGTTCCCTGAGAAGGAAAAAAGAAACAATTGGCGACGTCGATTTTTTAGTTGTTACGAAAAATCCAAAAAAAGTAATGGATTTTTTTGTTTCTTTGCCCGGTGTTGATAAGGTTTGGGCCAAAGGCCTTACCAAAGCTTCGGTTAAAATGAGCGGGGGATTTGATGTTGATTTAAGGGCGGTTCCTGAAAAAAGCTACGGTTCTGCTTTGCAATATTTTACAGGTTCCAAAGAGCATAATATTGCCACCAGAAAAATTGCAATAAATAAAGGATTAAAGCTTAACGAATACGGCGTTTTTAAGGGGAAAAAAATGGTGGCCGGCTGGAGCGAAGAAGGAATTTATCGGGCATTGGGAATGTTATTTATTGAGCCTGAGCTCAGAGAAAACAGGGGCGAAGTTGAAGCTTCTCTGGAGGGGAAGTTACCAAAGCTAATAGAGTTGGGCGATATTAAAGGAGATCTGCATTGCCACTCTGATTGGGATGGCGGGGAAAATTCAATTTTAGAAATGGCCCGAACGGCAATTGAAAAAGGTTATGAATATTTGGGGATCAGCGACCACACTAAATTTTTAAGGATAGAGCAGGGCTTGGACGAGAAACAATTGGAAAAACAAAGAAAGGAAATAGAAAAATTAAATCGTAAATTAAAAAAAGAAAATTTAAAATTTAAAATTTTGCAGGGAGCGGAAACTAATATTTTAAACGACGGGTCTTTAGATATTAAAGACAAAGCTCTTTCGAAGTTAGATTATGTAATTGCCGGCGTTCATTCTTCTTTAAAAATGCCCAGAGCCAAAATGACGGAAAGGATTATAAGAGCCATGAAAAATCCTTTTGTTAAAATTATTTCCCATCCTACAGGGAGAATCCTTAAAAAAAGAGACGAATATCAGGCGGATTTCGATAAAATTTTAAGGGCAGCCAAAGAATTTGGAGTGGCTTTGGAGGTGAACGCTTGTCCGGAAAGAATGGATTTGAACGATATTAATATAAAAAAAGCAATGGAAGCCGGGGTTAAGCTGGCAATAAATACCGATTCTCACCGCAAAGACCAATTGAAATTTATGGAATTCGGCATTTTTCAAGCCAGAAGAGGCTGGGCAAAAAAACAGGATATTATTAATACTCAATCTTTGGAAAATTTGTTTACTTTATAA
- a CDS encoding MFS transporter — translation MKFKINRIVKYLILSDLFFWTGWGLINPIFAIFIIQRIEGGSALVVGLAAAVYWILKSVLRVPIGMFLDKCPGEKDDYLFLVAGLFMASMVSFGFLFAKSPGHIYLLQALNAVGMALSLSGWQAIFTRHIDKGKEATEWGLDATGLGIGIGVAGALGGWAVTSFGFEIIFVGVGILGLISVVFLFGLKNEIKGVFDHGLHFSFKEIFHRE, via the coding sequence ATGAAATTTAAAATTAATCGTATTGTAAAATATTTAATCTTGAGCGATTTGTTTTTTTGGACGGGCTGGGGATTAATCAATCCTATTTTCGCTATTTTCATTATTCAAAGAATTGAGGGCGGATCGGCCCTTGTAGTGGGCTTGGCAGCCGCGGTTTACTGGATTTTAAAATCCGTTCTCAGGGTTCCCATCGGTATGTTTTTAGATAAATGTCCTGGAGAAAAGGATGATTATTTATTTTTGGTTGCGGGATTGTTTATGGCCTCGATGGTTTCGTTCGGTTTTTTATTTGCTAAAAGTCCCGGGCACATTTATTTATTGCAGGCGCTTAACGCCGTGGGGATGGCTTTATCTCTTTCAGGATGGCAGGCTATTTTTACCCGTCATATCGATAAAGGCAAAGAAGCTACTGAGTGGGGATTGGATGCTACGGGCTTGGGTATCGGCATAGGCGTTGCCGGAGCTTTAGGCGGTTGGGCGGTAACCAGTTTTGGATTTGAAATAATTTTTGTGGGAGTTGGGATTTTGGGATTAATCAGCGTTGTTTTTCTTTTTGGTTTAAAAAATGAAATCAAGGGAGTTTTTGACCATGGCTTGCATTTTTCTTTTAAAGAAATTTTTCATAGAGAATAA